The genomic DNA TCCCAGGGCCTCCCTGCCCCAGAGGGGCCCCTGGCCCGGCGGGTGGCTACACCTTCTTGGGTTTTCGGCCGACTTGGTAATAGTAGTAAACGCTGATGGCGACAAAAAGGAGGCGGCtggccagcagcagcaggatcccCTCAGACACGAGCCCCGTCTCGGCTAGCGTGGCAGTGACCACTGGGAGAGAGGCGGGAGGGCACAGGGGTCAGGAGCGCTGTTCCTCACCCCCCAGCACGGGATGCCAGGGGCCCCGGGGCAGCTGCCTGGCTGACCTCACCCTCGTCCTGAGCTGGGGCGTCCGGCCAGCCACCCAACCCCACAGGTACGTCTGCTGTGAGTCCCCCACGTGGCAGGGACGGGGGCGAGCACGTGGGCACAGCTGGGCGTGTGTTGTCCCCCCCTGTGCTGGGGACACAAGGGAGCAGAGGGTGGTGGGTGCACGGATGTGCATTCAGGAGGGTACAGGCACACGTCAGCCGTGCGGGCACAGGTGTGCGGGCACACAGGTAAACGCAGCCACATGAGTCCCTCCCCCTCACACAGGTTTTCATCACTTCCCGGAAATCAAGTGGCAAGAGCTGGGAGGTCAGGGTCCAAGCTACCGGCACCCCATCAGCAACCCGCCATcacccccccacaccccacagCTGTCCAGCTCAGGACTCACCCAAGAACTGGACCGAGAAGTAGCAGGCTTCAGTGAGCAGAGTCCATCGGATGATGACCTTCTCGGCCGTGTAGAGAGCATTCCACATGATCAGGGAGATGCCTGGGGGGAAGGACAAGGAGCGACTCGGCGCGGGGCAGCCTGATCCCCGCCCCGTGAGATGGGGGCAAGGGGTCGCTCCTCTTCCCTTGGGCAAAGTAGCCAGGACCCCAGGCATCCCCTGCCCCCGCTCACAGGCAGGTAGCCAGGACCCCAGGCATCCCCTGCCCCCGCTCACAGGCAGGGAGATTTTGGAAGGGAGGCTGGATTGCACCCCACAGATAACCCTGAACATCAGACTGGGACTTTAGCCTGCAGGTAATAGGGAGCCATAGAAAGTTTTGGCGACGCGGAGGGACACCACAGGCGCTGGGTTTTAAACGTCATTCAGTTTCCTAACAGGCACTTCTAGAAGTGGCGAGGGTTTTACAGACGCTGTGCTGATTTCGCCTCCTCTTCTAGGCTGTGAGACCCTGGAGGGCGGAGCCTGGGCTGCCTTCCTCTCTCGATCCCAGTGCCCTGGGGAAGCACTGCACACAGCAAGCGCTCAGTAAGTGCTTTGTCTCAGATGATGGTTAAGAACAGCCCCAAACCACGGGCGATGGTCCACCAGTGGCCGCAAGATGGCAGCACACACCCAGCAGAGACAGACCCGGCAGCTGAAGGGGAAGCGGAGCGCcagcacaaagaaaagaaaggcccCCCAGGTTTCCCTCGCCCTCCACGCCCCGCCCCAGTTGCTCATCACCTTCCCAGCGCCCGCCCAGCAATACTCACTGAGGAGGGCACCGCCATAGAGGCGGATGGGGGTCTTGCTGGTCACCTGCGCTCCGTCGAAGACCGCATCGTAGAGCTGGTCGGGAAAGGCAAGGGCCTGCGGACAGCGGGCGGGAGGCTCGGGGTGAGGGGCTCCCTGTGGAACCTTGCCTTTGGTCATCTCCCTTCTTTCCCCAGCAGCAGCCCAGGGCCAGGACCCTGACTGCCCCCACCCCGTCCATGGCAGCAGAGATCTCAGGTTCCAAGGACAGAGTCGGGACCGTGGACCAGGGGACCTCGGATGCTCTAGGGCAGGGCACAGGGGGGATGAGCATCCGCACAGGTCAGGGAGGCGGCCAGAGGGCCTGGACAGCAGAGGCGCCAGTATGATGGCCCAGTGGCCCTGTGGGGAGCGGCAGCAGGGGGTCCCGGGGCAGGGGAGGGCGCCGGGTCCCACTCACCATGATGGCAATGCCGGAGAAGAGCACAGCGGAGACAAACTGCCAGACTCTGGGGGGAGACGCGGAGAGGAAGGTCAGAGGCAGAGCCCTCGCTGccacccccaggccccagcccagaccctcccctctccaggcaagacaccGGTCTGGAGGAGGGAACCAAGGACAAGACTACACAGGGCGCCTCCCCACAGCCTTGCCCCCAACCAACACTCACAAGTCAATGCTCACCTGAGCCCCAAAGGCTCTCGAACAGCAAACTTGATCTCATTGCCTAAGACCTGGCTGATCTGTGGACAGAGAGGGGTCAGAAGGCAGCACTGTCTGCCCAGTTCACTCCCTACCTCCCAGGGCCTGCCAGATGCCCAGGAACCCACCTGGGTGCCTCTGCTTAGCCAGAGTCACCTAGGCTGGGAGGGTCACACTGAAGCCACTCTCTACCTCCTCTCGATACCAGGGCCCAGGGGAAGCTGAAAATATGGGGGCTGAGAAATGTGAGTTCAGGCATCTGCCCGCTGCGGACTTGAAGCCTGGCTCTACCATTTATTGGTGTGGTCCTGGGCAAGTCTTTAAtcgctctgagcctcagttttcctcatccataaaatgggttaataactgaacctacatctccgaGGGCTAACAGGAAGATTAAATAATGCTTATAGAGCAGCTGGTGCCATAACAAGCAAATAATCAGCACTCAACTAATTCCAACCATCCGTTTTCCTTATTGCTGCTATTCCTCTGACATATCCATTACATTTCCAGAAAGTATGAGCTGAATCTGGGGGCCCCCTGCAGCTATATGGGTCGCAGCTACTCTTCTCTCCAAACAGTGGGCCAGATCCGCCTCCTCAAATTGGTGCTCAGAGGCAGACCCCCATGTGTGGTTGGTTCAAGGCCCCTCCTCCGACCCCGGCCCACCTTGGAGCGGTGGACCTCCCCGTCGTCGTCCTCCCCACCCACGCCGAGGATCTTGCGGGTCTTCAGGCGGCTCACGAGGTCCGTCTGGCTGTGCTTCTTCATGAGAGGCGGGGGCTGCTTGGCTGCCATCTTGTCCTGGAGCCCGGCCTCTGCAGCAGAGCTGCAGGGAGACACCAGTCTCAGCCACCGACCTTGACCAGCATCCAGATCTCAGAAGGCAGCCAGAcccagcctggggcctgggggaggCGTCCCCGTCAGCCTGGGGCAGCAGGTGGTCACCAGAGGAGGACTCTGAGGGCCTGGGCTTAGTTCTGGGCTCCCTAATCACCCAGCTGTGCGATGAAATGGGCAACTCACTGCCCTgtcctggcctcagcttcctcatctgtaaaacgggttAGAGCAGATGGTCTTAAGGCCTTCTAGCTCTATCAGCCCGTCTGGCCTAAATGGATGTGGCCTACCCCCAGTGACCAGGCTGCAGGAAGCCTTACAGACAGTCCTAGGGGAAGTGCAGGCCTAGGACTAGGCATTCAGGCCTAGATGGAGACCAGACCCAAAGATTCTTGGATGCAGGGAGTTAACTGGGGCCTGGGTCAGCCTTGCCAAAAAAGGGAAGGGTCTGCCCAAGCCTGGGTAGGGGTCCTGAGTGCTGGGGTCCAGGCCCCCACTGAATTTTTGCCCAGACAATTCCTACTGCCCAGCaagccctcccacccacccacccacactccCAGACAACCTCCACTCAGCCTACCAGCACTGGAAAGAAGGGGAGGGGGGACCCCAGGACCCAGCCAAGCCAGAGGAGGGCCGGCCAGGAGGGCTGGCCGGGCTCGGGGGCAGCAGTCTGGCCTTGCCTCTCCCTGCTCTCCCCACCCACCGCCCATAAGCCGCGAAGGCCCCCAGTCGCCAGCCTCCCCCAGCTCCACCTCCGGCCGGatcttgagcacctactgtgtgccgggCGATGGAGACACTGAGATGGGTTGAGTGGCCGTCCTCACCTTCAGTCAGCACAAAATCTATGCGGAGACAACAGTGTAAGTCACAATGAGGTCAAGGTGTCCAGAAGTTGGCCTCCTGTGACCACAGCCATCCTGCTAGATGGGTACCGCTTgtacccattctacagatgaggaagccaagTTCAATGAAGTTCAACAGAGACCAGgttaaaaaaatggaagcagcccCCACCCGAGTAGGTGCCCCACCCACGCTGGGTGCCTCCCACATTCCTGCACCTCATTCCCACCCACAGTAACTCCAGCAGGGCAGGAGAACCACCCCCCGAAAACCGACAAGGCTCAGAAGTTGCCTGTGTCTCCACCAGGGACCCGAGGTGGGCTTGCCAGACGTCCCTGACCAGGCCTCAGACGCAGGTCTTCCTGTCTTGCGGCCCCAGCAAATGTCTCAGCCTCCCAGCCACAGCCAGGGCTTCCAGAGGGAGGACACAGACATATCCCCAGGTCACCTCCAGTCCTCCAGCCTCCCGGTGTCTCAGAACAAAATAAAGCgcccagaaaacaaatatcagaaCAAAGACTCAAATGGCAGGATATTCAGATACTGTGGCTTTAGACCGGATGAACTGGGCATGGCGCACACCAACCCCGAGTCTGGAGATAATGGTCATCCAgtttcagttcaatcgctcagtcgtttctgactcttgcgactccatgaaccgcagcccaccagacctccctgtccatcaccaactcctggagtccacccaaacccatgttcattgagtcggtgatgccatccagccatctcatcctctgtcatccccttctcctcctgccctcaatccctcctagcatgagggtcttttccagtgagtcagctctcctcattaggtggccaaagtactggagtttcagcttcagcatcagcccttccaatgaacatccaggactgatttcctttagaatggactggttggatctccccgcagtccaagggactctagagtcttctccaacaccacagttcaaaagcatcaattctttggtgctcagctttcttcacagtccaactctcacatccatacatgacccctggaaaaaccatagccttgactagatggacctttgttgacaaagtaatgtccctgcttttgactGGAGGTCTTTTGTGAGTGATATCCAGACCCAGCAGCCCTCCTAAGCCCCGCAGCCTAGCGCCTCATCTGTAAGAAGAGGGCAGATATGCTCTTCCCTCCCGTGTATACACGTGCTCGGGGAGTGGATGGCGGCAACTGGCGGTGACCTGGAAGGCAGCCCAATGCCCAGTGCCAGTCAGAGGGGAGCCAGGGTGTAACTGGGCTCCTCGGGGCGGGACGGCGGGGGGAGCTGGCCCAGGCACTGTCACAGCTCAGTCACTTTCCACCACCTTCTTGGAGATCCAGGTAGAAGGTATAATTAGACTTGCATCCTTCCTGATGCCAGATGGACCGCTGGAGGCTGCCCACAGGAGTCAGTGAGCCACTGGGAGGAACAGCCCAGGCCTggcccccacccagccctccaCCAAGGAAGCACCTGGCAGCCACCCTTCCGCTTCCAGCCTCCCCTTTGGTCTTTTGTTTATTTGCATACAGCAAAATGGACCTTCTCTGTGGTCTGTAGTGCTAAGAATCGTAGCGCAAGGACAGGTAACCACCCCGTCCACATCAGGACCCTCCCCTCgccctaacccctggcaaccacccatCTGTTATCTGGCATCTGTCGCCATAGTTCTGTTTGTGCACACgtgttacataaatggaatcatacagtatataaccTCGGAGAcctgcttccttccttcatccAGCATCGTGCCTTTGAGACCCATCCACACTGTGCGTATGGACGGTCCCTTCCCCTTGGCAGGAGAGTGGTATTCCCAGATGCCAACTACCAGTTCATTTCCCCCGTCACTCACTCACTGACGGACATCTGAGTTGTTCCAGAGTGTGACCGTTGAGAATAGAACTGCCACAAACATTCGTGTGCAGGTTCGGGGGTGACcatgagttttcatttctctaaagtAAATGCTTGGGCGTGGGATTATATTGAATTACAACATACAGTAAATCTACAGTCAACTTTAGGAGAAAGTGCCAGACTGCGTTCCAAAGCAGGAAACCGTTTACGTTTCCCCACAATGCATGCGTATTCCTGTTCCTTCACGTTCTCCCCAGCATCAGCTGTTCTCAAACTTGACTTTGGCCCTTCATATAGGTCTCCCTGGCATTTTAACCCTTCTCACCCAGACCGGCCAGGCTGCCTGACTCAGTCCTGCTGTGCCTGTTACTAGCTGTGTGGACAAGTCACGTagctctgagcctcggttttccccatctgtgaaatggagccgTAATTCTCAGCTCCTAGAGATCCAGGGGCAAAAAGGGAAGCTTGGTCCCAGCACACAGCAGAGCACCTGCATGTTTACATGAAAGAAGTGCGTTTAGTGAGGTTTAGCTGTGAGCCAGGCACGGGGGGTGGTGGCACCCGGCCTCTGCCCTTAAGTAACTTAcagcctgggtgggggtggggaagctgaTCTGTCAGCCACCAATCAGAGCAAGttgcttctctgagccccagtgttctcatctgtgaaatggaaacaaGAATCCTTACATCTTCCCTAGGGCTAGTCAAAGGAGGCAAAATAATGGCCAGAAAGTAATTTGTAAAGGGCCAGCTAACTGCTAAAGCCGGAAGAGCTTAGCTGCCAAAGCCGTACTCTCCGGAGTTCAAAGCCCAGGTCTACCACTTCTTAGCTGTGTGCctgtgggcaagtcacttaacctttctgaggcCCCATCTGCAGCTGTGAAAGCCAAAGGTCTTCCCTCACCGGAATGCTGTGAGAAAACACGCATGGGGAGAGCATAGGGCAGTGCCGGGCCCACGCCAAGTGCTCGGCTGAGATGGGCACTGATACACAGACACCCCTCCTCCCCATGCCCCCCTATGCGGCAAGGGCTCAGATGGAGACCAGGGAGGATCAGGAGAATGGCCGAACTAGCATTTCCTAACATCTCCACCCGCTGGACAAAGCCCCAAGATCTCAATCCCATCGCCTAAGGCTGCCGCTCCAGGCCAGGTCAACGATCCCTGCTGGGAGGGTTGGCTGCCTTCCTCTGATCCCCTGTGCCCTCCCCATCAACACAGCACAGTGCTTCCCTTGGCACCACAGGCCCAGGGCTGGTACGGacggccggggtggggggggggggtggtcacaGCGTCCTGGGCACTATCAGAAGTCCAGCATTATCCACAGACACTGCTGTCAGGCAACTGGGCAGAGGGGACCCACTGTCGCTACCCCTGGAGTCCAGGGCCCAGCCCTGGCAGTGAGCTCACCACCGACAACAGGCCCTGCAGCCTCCCACAGAAAGTGAGATCCTGAACTTTATCTCCAGGGAGCAAGGTCCCCAGCAGCCGGCCGGCCCTATGGAGCTAACTTCTCTGAGCACTGAGTCCTGGGGC from Budorcas taxicolor isolate Tak-1 chromosome 15, Takin1.1, whole genome shotgun sequence includes the following:
- the TP53I11 gene encoding tumor protein p53-inducible protein 11, with amino-acid sequence MAAKQPPPLMKKHSQTDLVSRLKTRKILGVGGEDDDGEVHRSKISQVLGNEIKFAVREPLGLRVWQFVSAVLFSGIAIMALAFPDQLYDAVFDGAQVTSKTPIRLYGGALLSISLIMWNALYTAEKVIIRWTLLTEACYFSVQFLVVTATLAETGLVSEGILLLLASRLLFVAISVYYYYQVGRKPKKV